Proteins found in one Cervus canadensis isolate Bull #8, Minnesota chromosome 24, ASM1932006v1, whole genome shotgun sequence genomic segment:
- the LOC122426523 gene encoding glycerol kinase-like, producing the protein MAATKKAVLGPLVGAVDQGTSSTRFLVFNSKTAELLSHHQVEIKQEFPKEGWVEQDPKEILLSVYECIEKTCEKLGQLNIDISNIKAIGVSNQRETTVVWDKLTGEPLYNAVVWLDLRTQSTVESLSKSIPVNNNFVKTKTGLPLSTYFSAVKLRWLLDNVRKVKKAVEEDRALFGTIDSWLIWSLTGGAQGGVHCTDVTNASRTMLFNIHSLEWDKELCEFFEVPMKILPNIRSSSEIYGLMKAGSLEGVPISGCLGDQSAALVGQLCFQDGQAKNTYGTGCFLLCNTGHKCVFSEHGLLTTVAYKLGRDKPVYYALEGSVAIAGAVVRWLRDNLGIIKTSEEIEKLAKEVGTSYGCYFVPAFSGLYAPYWEPSARGIICGLTQFTNKCHIAFAALEAVCFQTREILDAMNRDCGIPLSHLQVDGGMTNNKILMQLQADILYIPVVKPSMPETTALGAAMAAGAAEGVGVWSLEPEDLSAVTMERFEPQINAKESEIRYSTWKKAVMKSMGWATTKSSENGDTGIFRSLPLGFFVVSSMVMLIGARYLSGVP; encoded by the coding sequence ATGGCAGCCACGAAGAAAGCAGTTTTGGGGCCGTTGGTGGGAGCAGTGGACCAGGGCACCAGCTCGACGCGCTTTTTGGTTTTCAATTCAAAAACAGCCGAACTACTTAGTCATCATCAAGTGGAAATAAAACAAGAGTTTCCTAAAGAAGGATGGGTGGAACAAGACCCCAAGGAAATCCTGCTGTCCGTCTATGAGTGTATAGAGAAAACGTGTGAGAAACTTGGACAGCTCAATATTGATATTTCCAACATAAAAGCTATTGGTGTCAGTAACCAGAGGGAAACCACTGTAGTCTGGGACAAGTTAACTGGAGAACCTCTTTACAATGCTGTGGTGTGGCTCGACCTGAGAACCCAGTCTACCGTTGAGAGTCTTAGTAAAAGCATTCCAGTAAATAACAACTTTGTCAAGACCAAGACGGGCCTTCCACTGAGCACTTACTTCAGCGCAGTGAAACTTCGTTGGCTCCTTGACAACGTGAGAAAAGTTAAAAAGGCAGTTGAAGAAGATAGAGCGCTTTTTGGGACCATTGATTCATGGCTTATTTGGAGCTTGACAGGAGGAGCCCAAGGAGGTGTCCATTGTACAGATGTAACAAATGCAAGCAGGACGATGCTTTTCAACATTCACTCTTTGGAATGGGATAAAGAGCTCTGCGAGTTTTTTGAAGTTCCAATGAAAATTCTCCCAAATATCCGGAGTTCTTCTGAGATCTATGGCCTAATGAAAGCTGGGTCTTTGGAAGGTGTGCCCATATCGGGGTGTCTGGGGGACCAGTCTGCTGCATTGGTGGGACAACTGTGCTTCCAGGATGGACAAGCCAAAAACACGTATGGGACAGGCTGTTTCTTACTATGCAATACAGGCCATAAGTGTGTATTTTCTGAACACGGCCTTCTGACCACAGTGGCTTACAAGCTCGGCAGAGACAAACCAGTATATTATGCACTAGAAGGTTCCGTAGCTATAGCCGGTGCTGTTGTTCGCTGGCTAAGGGACAATCTTGGAATTATAAAGACCTCAGAGGAAATTGAAAAACTTGCTAAAGAAGTAGGTACCTCTTATGGTTGCTATTTCGTCCCAGCCTTTTCAGGCCTATATGCCCCTTATTGGGAGCCCAGTGCCAGAGGGATCATCTGTGGGCTCACTCAGTTCACCAATAAATGCCATATTGCTTTTGCTGCACTAGAAGCTGTTTGTTTCCAAACCCGAGAAATTCTGGACGCCATGAACCGCGACTGTGGAATTCCACTCAGTCACTTGCAGGTGGACGGAGGGATGACcaacaacaaaattctgatgCAACTGCAAGCCGACATTCTGTATATCCCGGTAGTGAAGCCCTCGATGCCGGAAACAACTGCCTTGGGAGCTGCCATGGCCGCAGGGGCTGCAGAAGGGGTCGGCGTGTGGAGTCTCGAGCCTGAGGATTTGTCAGCTGTCACGATGGAGCGGTTTGAGCCTCAGATCAACGCCAAGGAGAGCGAAATTCGTTATTCCACATGGAAGAAAGCTGTGATGAAGTCCATGGGTTGGGCTACCACTAAATCTTCAGAAAATGGTGACACTGGCATCTTTAGGAGTTTACCCTTGGGCTTTTTTGTAGTGAGTAGCATGGTAATGTTAATCGGAGCCAGGTACCTCTCAGGTGTGCCATAA